In the Daphnia pulicaria isolate SC F1-1A chromosome 2, SC_F0-13Bv2, whole genome shotgun sequence genome, one interval contains:
- the LOC124327585 gene encoding transcription factor Dp-1-like produces MAQSTPTGNITNIWIQDANGQPQMIKVVHATAGKGVPVSMASGAVRAVLRSNGTVLAATPQMLQSLGRVTRAPGPRGQVAAGQILAIPLSSGNGSTPSNKNTAVQLPVVPVVLSTPQRLNQQQQQGKNFISPILDHSGSRKRQDPDHEHGSESKRRKVDKGGKGLRHFSMKVCEKVQKKGTTTYNEVADELVAEFTDPSRCTSPADQYDQKNIRRRVYDALNVLMAMNIISKEKKEIKWLGLPTNSLQEFQALEAEKQRRLERIKQKTQQLQELVLQQIAFKSLVQRNKQNERLHGGPASNSTIQLPFLVVNTSKKTVIDCSISSDKMEYLFTFDDTFEIHDDIEVLKRMGMALGLNEATCTEENLAKAKSYVPKALEHYVDQLASGQAEPQWPEDVNPVVKETSDHFGNQGVRAVTPTASVSTGFSDSEDDDVDDDEDNSDVEIN; encoded by the exons ATGGCACAGTCAACCCCAACTGGAAACATCACCAACATTTGGATCCAAGATGCAAATG GTCAGCCACAAATGATAAAAGTGGTGCATGCCACTGCTGGAAAAGGTGTTCCAGTGTCCATGGCTTCTGGAGCAGTTAGAGCTGTTCTGCGATCTAAT GGAACCGTTTTGGCTGCCACACCTCAGATGTTGCAGTCACTTGGCAGAGTGACAAGAGCACCTGGACCTCGTGGACAAGTGGCAGCTGGACAGATACTAGCCATACCATTATCATCAGGAAATGGATCTACTCCGAGTAACAAAAACACTGCTGTACAGTTACCAGTAGTGCCTGTTGTGTTGAGCACTCCTCAACGCTTaaatcagcaacaacaacagggcaAAAACTTCATTTCCCCAATTCTTGATCACAGTGGTTCACGAAAAAGGCAAGATCCTGACCATGAACATGGTTCTGAGAG TAAACGGCGTAAGGTAGACAAAGGAGGCAAAGGATTACGTCATTTCTCGATGAAGGTGTGTGAAAAGGTTCAGAAGAAGGGTACTACAACATACAATGAGGTTGCTGATGAACTTGTAGCTGAATTCACTGATCCATCTCGTTGCACTTCACCTGCTGACCAA TATGACCAAAAAAATATTCGGCGTCGGGTTTACGATGCACTGAATGTGCTCATGGCCATGAACATCAtatcgaaagagaaaaaagagatcaaGTGGCTTGGTTTACCTACAAATTCGTTGCAAGAATTCCAGGCACTGGAAGCGGAGAAGCAACGTCGGCTAGAAAGAATTAAGCAAAAGACGCAACAATTGCAAGAATTGGTCCTTCAGCAGATCGCCTTCAAGAGCTTG GTTCAAAGAAACAAGCAAAATGAGCGTCTTCACGGTGGCCCTGCCAGTAATTCTACCATACAGCTACCATTTTTGGTCGTAAATACTAGCAAGAAAACAGTGATTGACTGCTCCATATCTAGCGATAAGATGGAGTATCTCTTCACCTTTGATGATACTTTCGAAATTCATGATGATATTGAAGTCCTTAAGCGAATGGGCATGGCCCTTGGGCTTAACGAGGCCACTTGTACTGAAGAGAATCTCGCCAag GCCAAGTCTTATGTTCCAAAAGCGTTGGAACATTATGTAGATCAGTTGGCTAGCGGTCAGGCCGAGCCACAGTGGCCAGAGGACGTCAATCCTGTGGTTAAGGAAACCTCAGATCACTTTGGAAATCAAGGTGTTCGAGCAGTTACACCTACAGCGTCGGTCTCAACAGGTTTCTCAGACTCCGAGGATGACGATGTGGATGACGATGAAGACAACTCCGACGTGGAAATCAATTAA
- the LOC124327600 gene encoding F-box/SPRY domain-containing protein 1-like: protein MHVDILPDIILGNIFSYLPLQDLRSSSLVCKRWYSILNDEDNDVWRLHCIRKLAEEVLSSDLLSSAPTYKTKLKAFHHAWNPEDCSRNIYIKPNGFTIHRNPVAQSTDAVRGKIGFSQGRHAWEVMWEGPLGTVAVVGIATKEATLQTHGYIALLGSDDQSWGWNLVDNHLLHNGDSQGNYPMLNNAPKYQVGERIRVILDCDDNTLAFERNYEFLGVAFRGLPEKLLYPSVSAVYGHTEVSMVYLGPPLDG, encoded by the exons ATGCACGTGGATATACTACCAGATATTATACTAGGAAATATTTTCTCATATTTGCCGCTGCAGGATTTAAGAAGCAGTTCGTTGGTGTGCAAACGGTGGTACAG TATACTGAATGATGAGGACAATGATGTCTGGAGACTGCACTGCATACGAAAACTGGCAGAAGAAGTCCTGAGCTCAGACCTCCTGTCTTCCGCTCCTacctacaaaacaaaattaaaagcaTTTCACCATGCTTGGAACCCAGAAGACTGCTCTAGAAACATTTATATCAAACCCAATGGTTTTACCATACACAGAAACCCTGTTGCACAGAGTACAGATGCTGTGAGAGGTAAAATTG GATTCAGTCAAGGTAGGCATGCCTGGGAAGTGATGTGGGAAGGCCCTCTTGGAACAGTTGCAGTTGTTGGAATTGCAACTAAAGAAGCAACTCTCCAG ACACATGGATACATAGCTTTACTAGGATCAGATGACCAAAGTTGGGGTTGGAATTTGGTTGATAATCATTTACTTCATAATGGAGATTCCCAAGGCAATTACCCAATGCTGAACAATGCACCTAAATACCAA GTTGGGGAGCGGATACGAGTCATTCTTGACTGTGATGACAATACATTAGCTTTCGAAAGAAACTATGAATTCCTCGGAGTGGCGTTTAGGGGCTTACCAGAGAAGCTCTTATACCCTTCGGTGTCGGCAGTCTATGGGCACACAGAAGTCTCAATGGTCTACCTGGGTCCTCCCTTGGATGGCTAA
- the LOC124327575 gene encoding WD repeat-containing protein 44-like translates to MSSDSEEFYDLDEQDVTVVAEEKSDMEVTTFILPTVTSKTPDEEVKTSNSNSLQQVHPILDFSAEKEKEITKETSVCQRPVALEGLDSPSGFGAIEKRRKKLEELRKRMLTDDDEGNPNASPPGSHPSSVEGLYAVSKPSHPFKFIDHETMSMQSTVSLGRVGRVLGGEIKLASRSGSKENISRATTPEVRTPTSTAETPMTPLPVVVNCHEPDVVASAKASIQTDVPPFASSTSEVGGTPRVLFEPVAPPRRRRNKIQAPTPPPPAIPSVLPTLQDPAPSLTPKAPIPVAIPASVSAPMLSSSAPPPIVLEPSKKTPHHPFSKGFEFSLDLMSATKGNYVIKPQDEECTRAERRSSMTDTMSKTPERSLTGDDDVKVEKVSADPNCEDEASGIQTLNMFVRTRTDSGKPLSDMEILEQVTVLNLDTGEQIPLSIAEDKLPQCLNPLSLHIMRLTSEYISNSSLEKDKESDNESVDSKKTYNTQLDNVSDGDSVSLRKKTSQLKKFLGSKVRRTVGRAKMMAQEVSLPGRQKEEMIDIPDELTGGEQHVKMKASSSHKGPYEFDTLQCVQEMHGEHLGPIWCMKFSPCGRLLATAGQDRILRIWVLKTAFNHFQDMRSRCNADSKSSPTPSQESLVSQHSVEDPVAAIIAEKESDPRSPFVERPFCTYVAHTSDLLDVSWSKNYFILSSSMDKTVRLWHISRKECLCCFQHIDFVTAIAFHPRDDRYFLSGSLDGKLRLWNIPDKKVALWNELDGQHKLITAANFCQNGKFAVVGSYDGRCVFYTTEHLKYYTQIHVRSTRGRNSKGRKITGIESLPNEDKILVTSNDSRIRLYDLRDLNLSCKYKGYVNNSSQIRACFSHDGKYIISGSENQYIYMWKTHHDYAKFSSARRDRNDYWEAIKAHNAVVTSAVFAPDSHSLIEQMERHRREKEEEKASSLSGDALMGRRLAGSATADGAKPNSNVEGGASSGNGYVLVSADFNGCIKVFVNRVKPKHSSLPVSAMS, encoded by the exons ATGTCAAGTGATTCAGAAGAATTTTATGACCTCGATGAACAAGACGTTACCGTCGTTGCCGAGGAAAA GTCAGATATGGAAGTGACTACATTTATCTTACCAACTGTGACGAGCAAAACTCCTGATGAAGAAGTAAAAACTTCTAACAGTAATTCTCTCCAGCAAGTTCATCCAATATTAGATTTCTCagctgagaaagaaaaagaaattactaAAGAAACAAGTGTATGTCAAAGACCAGTAGCATTGGAAGGCTTAGATTCTCCT TCTGGTTTTGGGGCTATtgagaaacgaagaaaaaagctgGAAGAATTGAGAAAACGAATGCTgacagatgatgatgaaggcaATCCCAATGCATCTCCACCAGGCAGCCATCCATCATCAGTTGAAGGACTCTATGCAGTTAGTAAACCATCACACCCATTCAA ATTCATTGATCATGAGACCATGAGCATGCAGAGCACAGTATCTCTTGGTCGAGTTGGTCGTGTTTTAGGTGGGGAAATCAAACTGGCTTCCAGATCCGGAAGCAAGGAAAATATTAGTCGTGCCACTACTCCTGAGGTAAGGACACCAACTTCGACGGCAGAAACTCCGATGACTCCTTTGCCCGTTGTTGTTAATTGCCATGAGCCAGACGTTGTCGCTAGCGCCAAAGCTTCCATTCAGACGGACGTACCTCCTTTTGCTTCTTCGACTAGTGAAGTAGGTGGAACACCGCGGGTTCTTTTTGAACCAGTCGCTCCTCCACGACGGAGGCGGAATAAAATTCAAGCCcctactcctcctcctccagcaATACCTTCGGTGCTTCCAACTCTGCAAGACCCTGCTCCTTCTCTAACGCCAAAAGCTCCTATTCCCGTGGCTATTCCCGCTTCCGTATCAGCTCCAATGTTGTCGTCATCTGCCCCACCTCCCATTGTACTGGAACCAAGCAAAAAAACTCCACACCACCCGTTTTCAAAAGGATTTGAGTTTTCTCTTGATTTAATGTCAGCCACCAAGGGGAATTATGTTATCAAGCCTCag GACGAGGAATGCACCAGAGCCGAAAGGCGGAGTTCCATGACCGACACAATGAGTAAAACCCCTGAGAGAAGTTTAACAGGGGACGATGATGTCAAAGTAGAGAAAGTTAGTGCTGATCCCAATTGTGAGGATGAAGCAAGTGGAATTCAAACGCTCAATATGTTCGTCCGAACCCGAACGGACTCGGGTAAACCTCTTAGTGACATGGAAATTCTAGAACAGGTGACGGTTCTAAACCTCGATACTGGAGAGCAGATTCCTTTGAGTATTGCCGAAGACAAGTTGCCCCAGTGCCTCAACCCGCTGTCATTACATATCATGAGGTTAACCTCGGAGTACATCAG cAATTCGAGTCttgaaaaagataaagaatcCGACAACGAAAGTGTTGACTCAAAGAAAACGTATAACACTCAACTGGACAATGTCTCCGACGGGGATTCGGTTTCTCTTCGCAAAAAGAC atCACAGCTAAAGAAATTTTTGGGATCTAAAGTTCGCCGTACAGTAGGAAGAGCAAAAATGATGGCTCAAGAAGTGTCTTTGCCCGGACGCCAAAAAGAGGAGATGATAGACATCCCTGACGAATTAACTGGTGGAGAACAGCATGTCAAA atgaaagCTTCTTCCAGTCACAAGGGGCCTTATGAATTTGACACCCTACAGTGCGTCCAAGAAATGCATGGCGAACATTTGGGTCCCATCTGGTGCATGAAGTTCTCACCCTGTGGACGCCTGTTGGCTACAGCCGGCCAAGACCGTATTCTCCGGATCTGGGTACTAAAGACAGCCTTCAATCATTTCCAGGACATGCGATCTCGCTGTAATGCCGACAGTAAATCGTCACCGACTCCATCCCAAGAGTCTTTGGTGTCACAGCATTCAGTTGAAGATCCGGTTGCTGCCATAATAGCAGAAAAGGAGTCAGATCCACGTTCACCTTTCGTTGAGCGGCCTTTCTGCACTTACGTTGCTCACACTTCTGATCTCCTTGACGTTTCATGGTCCAAG aattatttcattttgtcgtCGTCGATGGATAAGACAGTTCGACTTTGGCACATATCTCGAAAAGAGTGCCTATGCTGCTTCCAACATATCGATTTTGTTACAGCGATCGCCTTTCATccgaga GATGACCGCTATTTTCTAAGTGGTTCTTTGGATGGTAAACTTCGCTTGTGGAATATTCCAGACAAAAAAGTGGCCCTATGGAATGAGTTGGATGGACAGCACAAACTAATAACTGCCGCTAATTTTTGCCAG AACGGCAAATTCGCAGTTGTTGGCTCGTACGACGGTCGATGCGTTTTCTACACCACAGAACACCTGAAGTACTATACGCAAATCCACGTCAGGTCGACCCGCGGACGCAATTCCAAAGGGCGTAAAATTACTGGCATTGAATCTCTACCCAACGAAGATAAG ATTCTAGTGACTTCTAACGACAGTCGCATCCGACTCTACGACCTCCGTGATTTAAATCTCTCGTGCAAATACAAGGGATACGTGAATAATTCAAGTCAAATCCGCGCCTGCTTTAG TCACGATGGCAAGTACATCATTAGCGGTTCAGAGAATCAGTACATTTACATGTGGAAGACACATCATGATTACGCCAAATTCTCTTCGGCTCGTCGAGATCGCAACGATTATTGGGAAGCCATCAAAG CGCACAATGCAGTGGTGACATCGGCCGTTTTCGCACCTGATTCGCATTCACTGATTGAGCAAATGGAGCGACATCGAAGAGAGAAGGAAGAGGAAAAGGCTTCCTCGTTATCAGGAGATGCGTTGATGGGTCGGCGATTAGCGGGATCGGCGACAGCCGATGGAGCGAAACCAAACTCAAATGTGGAAGGAGGAGCCTCTTCCGGCAACGGCTACGTTCTTGTCAGCGCGGATTTCAACGGCTGCATTAAAGTGTTCGTCAATCGAGTCAAACCGAAGCATAGTTCTTTGCCCGTTTCTGCAATGtcctaa
- the LOC124327593 gene encoding uncharacterized protein LOC124327593 isoform X3 has translation MEPSGPSTSTPSVESPPQYLYHYTNYENLRKILKDGKVIQSNAKTAYVNGSGVYLTSLAPESGRNRIWWNNKGGRSNFSEIFLELHPEAIRIECYLKFDTDRLRSNVKFLKDTEQRGRDVWKLEEDILLQGPDTWYTFGFIDERGRIMAKLNQMHGKDGWKHSIKELEIDSAQETANGYYSAIANSIIRMELKDGTYHEDIGTGYAEGLSSMATILKIQAKENAIVDGLKRAAQYFGFAEDFGGTPRTPLKKYEGTPQKVGNSYDDQ, from the exons ATG GAGCCATCTGGACCAAGTACTTCCACGCCGAGCGTGGAATCTCCGCCTCAGTATTTGTACCACTACACAAACTACGAAAAcctcaggaaaattctcaaggACGGCAAAGTTATACAGTCCAATGCCAAAACGGCTTATGTTAACGGATCGGGTGTTTATTTGACTTCACTGGCACCGGAGTCTGGTCGAAATCGTATTTGGTGGAACAACAAAGGCGGCCGATCAAATTTTAGCGAGATATTTTTGGAGTTGCATCCGGAGGCCATACGCATTGAATGTTATTTAAAGTTTGATACAGATCGTCTGAGATCAAACGTCAAATTTCTCAAAGACACCGAACAACGAGGTCGGGATGTGTGGAAATTGGAAGAAGACATTCTCCTACAAGGGCCTGATACGTGGTACACATTTGGATTTATTGACGAACGAGGGCGGATTATGGCTAAACTCAATCAGATGCACGGGAAAGATGGATGGAAGCATTCTATCAAAGAATTGGAAATAG ACTCTGCCCAAGAAACGGCGAACGGTTATTATTCCGCAATCGCTAATTCCATTATTCGGATGGAATTGAAAGATGGTACCTATCATGAAGACATTGGAACTGGCTATGCAGAAGGTCTATCATCTATGGCTACCATTCTAAAAATCCAAGCCAAAGAA AATGCCATTGTAGATGGTTTAAAACGCGCAGCGCAATATTTTGGTTTTGCGGAAGATTTTGGAGGAACACCTCGTACTCCACTGAAGAAATACGAGGGCACTCCACAAAAGGTAG GAAACTCCTACGATGATCAATAA
- the LOC124327593 gene encoding uncharacterized protein LOC124327593 isoform X2: protein MEPSGPSTSTPSVESPPQYLYHYTNYENLRKILKDGKVIQSNAKTAYVNGSGVYLTSLAPESGRNRIWWNNKGGRSNFSEIFLELHPEAIRIECYLKFDTDRLRSNVKFLKDTEQRGRDVWKLEEDILLQGPDTWYTFGFIDERGRIMAKLNQMHGKDGWKHSIKELEIDSAQETANGYYSAIANSIIRMELKDGTYHEDIGTGYAEGLSSMATILKIQAKENAIVDGLKRAAQYFGFAEDFGGTPRTPLKKYEGTPQKETPTMINNSHQSASGETKNARKKIKLCFDINSADDES, encoded by the exons ATG GAGCCATCTGGACCAAGTACTTCCACGCCGAGCGTGGAATCTCCGCCTCAGTATTTGTACCACTACACAAACTACGAAAAcctcaggaaaattctcaaggACGGCAAAGTTATACAGTCCAATGCCAAAACGGCTTATGTTAACGGATCGGGTGTTTATTTGACTTCACTGGCACCGGAGTCTGGTCGAAATCGTATTTGGTGGAACAACAAAGGCGGCCGATCAAATTTTAGCGAGATATTTTTGGAGTTGCATCCGGAGGCCATACGCATTGAATGTTATTTAAAGTTTGATACAGATCGTCTGAGATCAAACGTCAAATTTCTCAAAGACACCGAACAACGAGGTCGGGATGTGTGGAAATTGGAAGAAGACATTCTCCTACAAGGGCCTGATACGTGGTACACATTTGGATTTATTGACGAACGAGGGCGGATTATGGCTAAACTCAATCAGATGCACGGGAAAGATGGATGGAAGCATTCTATCAAAGAATTGGAAATAG ACTCTGCCCAAGAAACGGCGAACGGTTATTATTCCGCAATCGCTAATTCCATTATTCGGATGGAATTGAAAGATGGTACCTATCATGAAGACATTGGAACTGGCTATGCAGAAGGTCTATCATCTATGGCTACCATTCTAAAAATCCAAGCCAAAGAA AATGCCATTGTAGATGGTTTAAAACGCGCAGCGCAATATTTTGGTTTTGCGGAAGATTTTGGAGGAACACCTCGTACTCCACTGAAGAAATACGAGGGCACTCCACAAAAG GAAACTCCTACGATGATCAATAATTCACACCAATCGGCTAGCGGTGAAACCAAAAATgccaggaaaaaaataaaattatgttttgaTATAAATTCGGCGGATGACGAATCATAA
- the LOC124327593 gene encoding uncharacterized protein LOC124327593 isoform X1 translates to MLQSLTRLVNLFFAFCCVSFSFPRKWKRYTSAILMTGFFIMLFSRSERFDTVDLNIEDDLIYQQINTIKEPFSRQLVSLKAGITIHVGMILLFIGNDPHASANAKDTIMWLLIYSSAPVHFHILSDSSSIDMVDTIMSRVEHQARSRFAYTVETVDNVFDQLLDHLKTNVPHLKFDMVKDHIVTQMLPLILPWHYHHLNRLIFVSNHIKFRNDIVELYEYFDRFEAQQAIGLTLVQGAKFAAAFSVHRHLQTNSNLGLSPPRGWPGFNTELMLLNLKEMRQSSLLKRYLDLENQFPLLAKYDFKSRQVLPQMDEWLTLVGVEKPELFFTLPCQWNVQQIMDSDAFEHCRIDIKAMAFNS, encoded by the exons ATGTTACAAAGTCTCACTCGGCTGGTGAATTTGTTCTTCgctttttgttgtgtgtctttttcttttccacgaAAATGGAAACGTTACACTTCTGCTATTCTAATGACGGGTTTCTTCATAATGTTATTCAGCCGCTCGGAGAGATTTGACACAGTTGACTTGAAC ATCGAAGACGACCTTATCTATCAACAGATCAACACTATTAAAGAACCATTTTCTCGTCAATTGGTTTCGCTTAAGGCCGGGATTACTATCCACGTTGGCATGATACTCTTGTTCATCGGTAATGACCCTCACGCTTCGGCAAA TGCCAAAGACACGATCATGTGGCTACTGATTTACAGTTCTGCTCCAGTCCATTTCCACATTTTGAGCGATAGCAGTAGCATCGATATGGTGGACACTATCATGTCGCGTGTAGAACATCAAGCCCGTTCTCGCTTTGCTTACACCGTGGAAACAGTGGATAACGTGTTCGATCAGTTGCTGGACCATTTAAAAACCAATGTTCCACACCTCAAATTCGACATGGTGAAGGACCACATAGTGACCCAGATGTTGCCTCTGATTTTGCCATGGCACTACCACCACCTCAATCGCTTAATATTCGTCAGCAACCACATCAAGTTTCGAAACGATATTGTCGAGTTGTACGAATACTTTGACCGGTTTGAGGCACAACAAGCGATTGGATTGACGTTGGTTCAAGGAGCAAAATTCGCAGCGGCTTTTTCTGTTCATCGACACCTGCAAACCAATTCGAATTTGGGACTCTCACCACCACGCGGCTGGCCAGGTTTCAACACAGAGTTGATGCTTCTCAATCTCAAAGAGATGCGCCAATCCAGCTTGCTCAAACGCTATCTCGACTTGGAAAACCAATTTCCTTTACTGGCGAAATATGATTTTAAAAGCCGCCAAGTACTACCCCAGATGGACGAGTGGTTGACATTGGTTGGTGTGGAAAAACCCGAATTGTTCTTCACGCTACCCTGCCAGTGGAACGTACAACAGATTATGGATTCCGACGCTTTCGAACATTGCCGCATCGACATTAAAGCCATGGCATTTAACTCTTGA